Part of the Paenibacillus terrae HPL-003 genome is shown below.
AATAAAATCATTGGCACACACAAACGCAGACGGCAGCACGTTCATATGCTGCAATTGTTTATCCATCCAATCCGACTCGGAGAAAAAATTTCGGTCCTGATCAATGATACAGCAGGATAAATCCACATGTAGACCGGCTTCGATTAAAGCTCGGTTATATCCAACCCACCGCTCGTTGAAGCTTTTGCAATGCTGATAATCCCCCACAAAACCGATTCGCGTAAACCCAGCTTGAATCAAGCTTTTGGTGACAGAATAAACGCTATGTTCATTTTCCATCAACAATAAATCCGCTTTCAAATCAGGGTAAAAAACGTCTACAGAGCAATCAATAAAGATCGTGGGCAATCCCAACCCCGTAACAAGCTCACTATACTGTGGATCAAACATTTCAATACATATGATTCCATCGACTTTGGAGGCTTCAAAATTATTAGGAAGTGTTCCTGCATGGATTTCATTGTCCCGCACAATATGAATCGACAGATTATACCCTTCCGCGCTTATTCTCTTCTCCAGACCACTAATGAGAAAGGAGCCAAAATGTGAACTGTTCGGCAGATTGCATGTAAACAGGGCAATGTTACCTTGATTTTTCGGGATGATGCTCTCCGTTTCCACATAGGCAAATTGCTTATATTTGAGTTCTATCGCTTTTTTTATGACCTTGTTCCGGGTCTCAACCGGGATGCTGTCACTTCCATTAATTGCTTTGGAGGCGGTATTTCGGGAAATCCCCAAAGCATCGGCGATATCTTGAATAGTGACTTTTTCTTTCCTCATGGACAGGTTCCACCTTCGCTTATATATGATTGTCGGTGAGGTACGGTTGCCCTTTCCGATTCTCCGTATAGACCTAAAAAATGTATCCTAAATGTATAATAGTTCGCATAAAATAGCAACGTTCGCGTTACAAATGGTTCAATTATTTTTACATTTGGGAATATGTATAGGTGGAAGGGGAGCGGTCATTGTTAATGGGTAACTTTCAAATTTGGGTTATAGGTATGATTATTTTCATTTTTTTGTTACAAAAGTATAGATTAACAATAATATTTTCTTCAAATGTAAATAAATTATTTTACAAAAAGTTATTGAAGAATGACATTTCGATGTGGTAAATTGAAGATGAAAAATGTAAGCCTTTTCAAATTTATTGTGTAGACGCTTGAATATGGCAATTGTTTTTATTCTCGCAAGAGGAGGGATCATGTCGATTGGGTTTGAGAAAGCATATCTCATGCAGACATCCATGAATTTGCCTACCTCGGAAATTATTCCTACCTACCTGCTGGTCAAAAATTTAGGGATGCTGGATACCGTATGGGCCATTCTTCTTCCTGGTGCGATCAATGTGTGGGATCTGATTTTGGCACGAACCTTTTTCAAAGGCGTTTCCGATTGAAGAATTGGGGACAGGGAAAGAAGCGATCCAGTCCATGGATGATTTGCCGTGGATTAATGTGGAGTGGCTGAACAAGCTGGGCTTGTCCATGCCGACAACGACCAAAGAGCTGAAGCAGGTCTTGATTGCCTTTAAAACAAAAGATCCCAACGGCAACGGGCAGGCGGACGAAATATTTGCAGGAGCTGAACAGTCCGGGGCTACAGGAATGGTCGCAAATCAAACAGGCGGGCTATGACAGAAACGCAAGCAAATGATTCAATATGATGACCTATACAGTGATTTCCCTGTTGTTATGTAATGGAAGCGCAGTGTTAATCCGTACTGGAAGGTAGGAGGCTGGCGATGAGGGTGGAGCTCACAAACATGCGAACGAACCTGACCGATTGGCAGATTAAAGGACAGGGGCATATGGAGGATAATATCCAGGGACTTTTGCTAAGATCGGAGCCGCAGGAAAATGTGATGGCTATGTCTGGGACAATGTCGGAGGATTTTAGTTTTGAAGCGGATGTGATGGTCACAGATACACAGGCGGATGCCACGCTAGTATTCCGTTCCAGTGAGGACGTGAGGTTTTGCTATATGCTCCAAATCGTGCCGTCTGCCGGATTGTTGCGGCTACGGGATGCTGCTGGGGATATCGGAAGGCTGAAAGAGGAACGTCAGGTAGAATTAGAAAAAGGAGATATTTATCATCTCAAGGTGAGCGTAGAAGGCTTCCATTTTAAAGTGTACTGGAATGAAGGATACAGCCCGATTATAGATGTGGTCGATACGACTTATTCATCAGGATATTTGGGGCTGAATGTCTGGAATGGGTCGGCATTATTTCAGAACATTCAGGTCAGTGATATGGATACGAATGCAGGCGAACCGCTCCTGATCCGTGGAAAATGGCATCCTGACCTGCGGGGGCAAAGGGCTGAGGGAATAAATGCAGAAGATGCGTTGAAAATATACGGCTCCGCAGCTGCTGACCTGGTGCTGGAAGGTAGTGTGATGCTGAATCCCACTGAACCGGGGATGAAAGCAGGACTATTTTTCAGAGGGAATCAGGAGGGGACAGAGGGGTATGTTGCTTCTGTACAAGACGAAGGGAATCAGGTTCGCATACAATTAATGAAGGCGGACGGAACGTTGGTTACAAGTTCAGCGCAGACGTATCCGAATACAACGGGCGGCAAACACAGTTTGGAGATCAACGCATATAAAGAGCGGATTCGCGTGTTTGTAGATGGGTACACTCCTGCGGCAATTGATATCATGGATAGCAGCTATACCAACGGCTTTATAGGCTTGAAAGGGACTGGGGGAACCGCTTATTTTCAGGATCTCTACCTTACCTCTGTCTCAAATTACTATACAGAAAAATATCGTCCGCAGTATCATTATTCCCCTGCCAGAGGTTCGGCAAGCGATCCGAACGGATTGGTTTATTTCGAAGGAGAGTATCACCTGTTCCATCAGGATGGTGGACAATGGGCACATGCAGTCAGTCCGGATTTGCTGGATTGGAAAAGGCTTCCGTTTGCATTGAAGTGGAATGATCTCGGTCATATCTGGTCCGGCTCGGCTGTAGTTGATCTAACCAATACTTCCGGCTTGTTCGGCGACTATGGCGGGAAAGGGCTGATTGCTTATTACACTTCCTTCAATCCCGATCAGTTCAAGGGAAACCAGAGAATCGGCCTTGCTTACAGCACAGACCGGGGGCGCACATGGCAATACCCGAAAGACCACCCAATTGTAATAGAGAACCCGGGCCAAAGTGAAAGCGATCCCGGCAATTGGGACTTTCGTGATCCTAAAGTGGTGTGGGATGAAGCCCATCAGCGCTGGGTTATGGTCGTGTCGGGAGGGGATCATATCCGTTTTTTTACCTCCGCCAACCTATTAGATTGGAGCTGGACGGATAACTTTGGCTATGGTGATTATATACGTGGCGGGGTATGGGAGTGCCCAGATCTATTCCGGCTTCCGGTAGACGATGGAAGTACCTCAAAATGGGTGCTGATGATCAGCACTGGAGCCAGCCCAAACACTCAAGGCTCGGATGCGGAATATTTTATCGGTGAACTGACGTTGGATGGCAAATTTCAAAATGATCTTCCTTCGGGGAAGGTGTTGAGAACCGATTGGGGCAAAGAATTCTATGCCTCTATGTCCTTCTCGAATGTACCCAATGGGCGGCGTATCATGCTGGCATGGATGGCGAATTGGGACTATCCGTTCAGCTTTCCGACTTCTCCTTGGAAGGGGCAGTTTAGCATCCCGAGAGAGTTATCGCTAAAAACAACCTGCGAAGGTATTCGTCTCGTACAGCATCCCGTGTCTGAGCTAACTTCGCTGCGTTCCACTTTATTTTCAATAGAGAATCATAGTGTCACGGAATCTTCTTCGAATATACTGGAGGGTTTAAACGCAGGTCCCTGTGAGATTGAAGCGGAGTTCGAACTGCCTTATGTTGGAGCCGCTATGGAATTGGGGTTCCACCTGCGGAGCGGCGGAGATCAAAGAACAGTGGTCGGCTATAAAACAGATGTACAACAAATGTTTGTAAACCGTGCTGATTCAGGACTTACCGATTTCTCTACTCTGTTTTCAACGCTTCATGAAGCATCACTTGCACCCGTCGGAAATCGAATCACAATGCGTATATTTGTGGACGAATCCTCGGTTGAGGTGTTTTGTAATCATGGAGAAGTCGTATTTTCGGAGATTATTTTGCCTGATTCGGCGCGAAGAGGAATGGGATTTTACACCCAGGGTGGTGAGGTCAAAGTTGTTTCTCTTCATGTTTATGCCTTACGGAACAGCTGGAGGCTATCAGATGCTTCGTCTTCCAGGGTGATCATGGATCACACTTATGTGGAGCTTGCGAGGGAGCAGTCCAAGCGTCTGTACGCGAGTACGGAAGATAAGTCTGGAGAAAAAGGAAACTTGCTGATTTGGGCCTCCAGTAATCCTGGAATTGTAAAGATCACCGCGTCCGAGGAGGGGAGTGCACTAATGGAGGCGGTTGCCCCGGGAGAAGCTATTGTTACGGCTTCCGATTCGGAGGATAAGGTACGCGGCAATACCTTCGTTAAGGTGCACGGTGGGGTGTTTCATACCAACCTTACAGGTTGGAAGCCGGATGTTCCCGCATCGCGGTGGATCGTGACAGCGGATGGGATACGCGGAAGCCATATCATGGATGCGAATTACATGGCTAGTGAGGAAGCGAAAGATTTCACGTATGAGGCAGATGTGAAGCTGCATGGAAATGGAAGTGCCGGCTCTATGCTCTTCCGCGCCAATGCTGACGGATCAAGTGGCTATTACCTGAATTTGGACCCCAATATGAAATCC
Proteins encoded:
- a CDS encoding LacI family DNA-binding transcriptional regulator gives rise to the protein MRKEKVTIQDIADALGISRNTASKAINGSDSIPVETRNKVIKKAIELKYKQFAYVETESIIPKNQGNIALFTCNLPNSSHFGSFLISGLEKRISAEGYNLSIHIVRDNEIHAGTLPNNFEASKVDGIICIEMFDPQYSELVTGLGLPTIFIDCSVDVFYPDLKADLLLMENEHSVYSVTKSLIQAGFTRIGFVGDYQHCKSFNERWVGYNRALIEAGLHVDLSCCIIDQDRNFFSESDWMDKQLQHMNVLPSAFVCANDFIAVSVMKALKNKNMRIPEDIAVFGFDNAPESRIVEPHLSTIHIYNNEMGITAAEMLLARVKDPSRPYQITHIKTEPIFRESTPTLR
- a CDS encoding GH32 C-terminal domain-containing protein, encoding MRVELTNMRTNLTDWQIKGQGHMEDNIQGLLLRSEPQENVMAMSGTMSEDFSFEADVMVTDTQADATLVFRSSEDVRFCYMLQIVPSAGLLRLRDAAGDIGRLKEERQVELEKGDIYHLKVSVEGFHFKVYWNEGYSPIIDVVDTTYSSGYLGLNVWNGSALFQNIQVSDMDTNAGEPLLIRGKWHPDLRGQRAEGINAEDALKIYGSAAADLVLEGSVMLNPTEPGMKAGLFFRGNQEGTEGYVASVQDEGNQVRIQLMKADGTLVTSSAQTYPNTTGGKHSLEINAYKERIRVFVDGYTPAAIDIMDSSYTNGFIGLKGTGGTAYFQDLYLTSVSNYYTEKYRPQYHYSPARGSASDPNGLVYFEGEYHLFHQDGGQWAHAVSPDLLDWKRLPFALKWNDLGHIWSGSAVVDLTNTSGLFGDYGGKGLIAYYTSFNPDQFKGNQRIGLAYSTDRGRTWQYPKDHPIVIENPGQSESDPGNWDFRDPKVVWDEAHQRWVMVVSGGDHIRFFTSANLLDWSWTDNFGYGDYIRGGVWECPDLFRLPVDDGSTSKWVLMISTGASPNTQGSDAEYFIGELTLDGKFQNDLPSGKVLRTDWGKEFYASMSFSNVPNGRRIMLAWMANWDYPFSFPTSPWKGQFSIPRELSLKTTCEGIRLVQHPVSELTSLRSTLFSIENHSVTESSSNILEGLNAGPCEIEAEFELPYVGAAMELGFHLRSGGDQRTVVGYKTDVQQMFVNRADSGLTDFSTLFSTLHEASLAPVGNRITMRIFVDESSVEVFCNHGEVVFSEIILPDSARRGMGFYTQGGEVKVVSLHVYALRNSWRLSDASSSRVIMDHTYVELAREQSKRLYASTEDKSGEKGNLLIWASSNPGIVKITASEEGSALMEAVAPGEAIVTASDSEDKVRGNTFVKVHGGVFHTNLTGWKPDVPASRWIVTADGIRGSHIMDANYMASEEAKDFTYEADVKLHGNGSAGSMLFRANADGSSGYYLNLDPNMKSIRLFYKKDGQFEEQQVLAKVPRFVLPEMFHHIRIVAEGLRIRIDVDGEQVIDLEDAAFTEGHVGVNVFGGQAFYQHVRVEQI